A window of Chitinophagales bacterium contains these coding sequences:
- the iscX gene encoding Fe-S cluster assembly protein IscX — translation MSQAYEPPIHWNDYEDIALKLYEKFGDEFTESKIYRVRFTDLLEWVLTLPNFVGKREESNEGHLEMIQSSWVYEWRDNQK, via the coding sequence ATGTCGCAGGCTTACGAACCCCCGATCCATTGGAATGACTACGAAGATATTGCCCTCAAACTCTATGAGAAGTTCGGCGATGAGTTTACCGAATCCAAGATCTACCGGGTCCGCTTTACCGACCTGTTGGAATGGGTGCTTACCCTTCCGAATTTTGTAGGTAAAAGGGAAGAGTCGAATGAAGGCCATCTGGAAATGATTCAAAGCTCCTGGGTATATGAATGGAGAGATAACCAGAAATAA
- a CDS encoding 2Fe-2S iron-sulfur cluster binding domain-containing protein, with translation MYTLKIKFEQKGLEPVTLQGIEPGQSLLEIALDNNIELHHNCGGVCACSTCHLYLEKGEQFVEELSDREEDFIDRAVNPRLHSRLGCQCVLLDGEGEIEVTLPDQTQFLGE, from the coding sequence ATGTATACACTAAAAATCAAGTTTGAACAAAAAGGATTGGAACCGGTCACCCTGCAAGGGATCGAACCCGGGCAAAGCCTGCTCGAGATCGCACTGGATAATAATATCGAGTTGCACCATAATTGTGGCGGTGTCTGTGCCTGTAGTACCTGTCACCTGTACCTGGAAAAAGGAGAACAATTTGTGGAAGAACTCAGTGACCGGGAAGAGGATTTCATTGACCGGGCTGTAAACCCACGACTGCACTCCAGGTTGGGTTGCCAATGTGTATTACTGGATGGAGAAGGGGAGATCGAAGTGACCCTTCCTGACCAGACTCAATTCCTGGGCGAATAA
- a CDS encoding DUF2520 domain-containing protein: MKKIVIIGSGNVAAVLGRKFRAAGHTIIQVLSRNSMEASRLAYEWDTESANYLSLISQHGDVYVMAVSDHAIAELAKDLLLPDKVIAHTAASVNMDVLKDVSPHHGVFYPLQSLRKEMIFLPEIPVFTEGATPKARQVLQELAASIAGEETRPSTLDERIRLHVAAVVVNNFTNHLYQLAEEYCRKENLDFRLLWPLIEETATRVKEISPSKSQTGPAIRGDEETIQKHLALLDNHPQLKEVYTFFSLQIKRGEA; this comes from the coding sequence ATGAAAAAGATCGTGATCATTGGTTCGGGAAATGTAGCGGCCGTTTTGGGAAGAAAATTCCGTGCTGCCGGACATACCATTATTCAGGTGCTTAGCCGAAATTCAATGGAAGCTTCCCGACTGGCCTACGAATGGGATACGGAATCGGCCAATTATCTCAGCCTGATTTCACAACACGGAGATGTATATGTGATGGCGGTTAGTGACCACGCCATAGCCGAATTGGCCAAAGATCTTCTTCTGCCGGATAAAGTAATTGCGCATACCGCTGCATCTGTCAATATGGATGTATTAAAGGATGTAAGCCCTCATCATGGTGTTTTTTACCCCCTGCAAAGCCTGCGAAAAGAAATGATATTCTTACCGGAAATTCCTGTTTTTACAGAAGGGGCGACCCCAAAAGCCAGACAGGTTCTGCAGGAATTGGCGGCCAGTATTGCGGGCGAAGAAACACGACCTTCAACATTGGATGAACGGATCCGCCTGCATGTGGCAGCCGTGGTGGTTAATAATTTTACCAATCATCTTTACCAATTGGCAGAAGAATATTGCCGGAAAGAAAACCTGGACTTCCGCCTGCTATGGCCCCTGATCGAAGAAACAGCCACCCGGGTAAAGGAAATTTCCCCTTCAAAATCCCAAACGGGTCCCGCTATTCGGGGAGATGAAGAAACCATCCAAAAACACCTTGCCCTGCTGGATAACCATCCCCAGCTGAAAGAGGTTTACACTTTCTTTTCCCTTCAAATAAAGCGGGGAGAGGCCTGA